The following coding sequences lie in one Micropterus dolomieu isolate WLL.071019.BEF.003 ecotype Adirondacks linkage group LG15, ASM2129224v1, whole genome shotgun sequence genomic window:
- the LOC123983772 gene encoding steroid 17-alpha-hydroxylase/17,20 lyase: MAWFLCLCVLFAVLLALLALQLKLRMSARHPQELPRLPALPLIGSLLSLRSPHPPHVLFKELQEKYGQTYSLMMGSHCVIIVNQHTHAKEVLLKKGKIFAGRPRTVTTDVLTRDGKDIAFGDYSATWRFHRKIVHGALCMFGEGSASIEKIICAEAQSLCSVLSEAAVAGLALDLSPELTRAVTNVICSLCFNSSYRRGDPEFEAMLRYSQGIVDTVAKDSLVDIFPWLQIFPNADLCLLKQCVAIRDKLLQKEYDKHKADYSDHVQRDLLDALLRAKRSAENNNTAEISAESVGLSDDHLLMTVGDIFGAGVETTTTVLKWAVTYLIHNPQVQRRIQEELDIKVGGDRSPQLSDRGSLPYLEATIREVLRIRPVAPLLIPHVALSDTSIGDFTVRKGTRVIINLWSLHHDKKEWKNPELFDPGRFLNSEGTGPIIPSPSYLPFGAGIRVCLGEALAKMELFLFLSWILQRFTLSVPPGHPLPSLEGKFGVVLQPAKYKVNAVPRPGWERNKWRAC, translated from the exons ATGGCTTggtttctctgtctgtgtgtgctttttgCCGTGCTGCTGGCTCTGTTAGCGCTGCAGTTGAAGCTCAGGATGTCTGCACGTCACCCCCAGGAGCTCCCCCGTCTCCCAGCGCTGCCTCTGATCGGCAGTCTGCTGAGTCTGCGAAGCCCGCACCCTCCCCATGTGCTTTTTAAAGAACTGCAGGAGAAATACGGACAGACGTACTCTCTGATGATGGGCTCCCACTGTGTCATCATTGTCAACCAGCACACACATGCCAAAGAAGTCCTGCTGAAGAAGGGAAAGATATTTGCAGGAAGACCCAGAACT GTAACCACAGATGTTCTGACCAGAGATGGGAAAGACATTGCATTTGGAGACTACAGCGCTACCTGGAGATTCCACAGGAAAATAGTCCACGGAGCTCTGTGCATGTTTGGAGAGGGCTCTGCCTCTATAGAGAAGATCA TCTGTGCAGAGGCCCAGTCTCTCTGCTCCGTCCTGTCTGAGGCAGCAGTTGCTGGACTGGCCCTGGATCTGTCTCCTGAGCTGACTCGGGCCGTCACCAATGTCATCTGTTCGCTCTGCTTCAACTCCTCATACCGCAGAGGAGACCCAGAGTTTGAGGCCATGCTTCGCTACAGCCAGGGCATCGTAGACACTGTGGCAAAGGACAGCCTGGTGGACATCTTCCCCTGGTTACAG ATTTTTCCTAATGCAGACCTGTGTCTTCTAAAGCAGTGTGTTGCAATCCGAGACAAACTTCTACAGAAGGAATATGATAAACACAAG GCAGACTACAGTGACCATGTGCAGAGAGACCTGCTGGACGCTCTGCTGAGAGCCAAGCGCAGTGCTGAGAACAACAACACTGCAGAGATCAGCGCAGAGTCTGTGGGCCTCAGTGACGACCACCTCCTCATGACTGTAGGTGACATCTTTGGGGCCGGCGTGGAAACCACCACCACCGTGCTCAAGTGGGCCGTCACCTACCTCATCCACAATCCACAG GTGCAGAGGCGTATCCAGGAGGAGCTGGACATTAAGGTGGGGGGGGACCGGTCCCCCCAGCTCAGTGACAGAGGCAGTCTGCCCTACCTCGAGGCGACCATAAGGGAGGTGTTACGGATCCGCCCCGTGGCCCCTTTGCTCATCCCCCATGTGGCCCTCAGCGACACCAG CATCGGGGACTTCACCGTGAGGAAAGGTACTCGAGTCATCATCAACCTGTGGTCTCTGCACCATGATAAGAAGGAATGGAAAAACCCTGAGCTCTTTGACCCTG GTCGGTTCTTGAACAGTGAAGGCACAGGTCCGATCATCCCGTCGCCCAGCTACCTGCCGTTCGGCGCCGGGATCAGGGTGTGTCTCGGCGAGGCCTTGGCCAAGATGgagctcttcctcttcctgtcgTGGATCCTACAGCGCTTCACCCTCTCTGTCCCACCAGGCCACCCTCTGCCCAGTCTGGAGGGCAAGTTTGGTGTGGTCCTTCAGCCGGCCAAGTACAAGGTGAACGCCGTGCCCAGACCAGGCTGGGAGAGAAACAAGTGGCGTGCATGTTGA
- the LOC123983773 gene encoding zinc finger protein SNAI2-like isoform X1, protein MPRSFLVKKHPCTKKPNYGRLNSQPEEAPCCTHEDSLLYSEILPHHHCPAQSPWLEQKGQSPSSSSSCPLSHRADRLHLPSSPNTSPLSFSGHSSEAYSSIPVEAYKPAESCTKVNLEIQRAAGDHRRRESLLPSSLPLLALFPAMTPGSSSQESLECLDCRKDLLSFSGLAKRKQLQCEWSSKKDFSCKYCEKEYVSLGALKMHIRTHTLPCVCKLCGKAFSRPWLLQGHIRTHTGEKPFSCLHCSRAFADRSNLRAHVQTHSEVKKYQCASCFKTFSRISLLAKHQEAGCPLS, encoded by the exons ATGCCGCGGTCTTTCCTGGTAAAGAAACATCCCTGCACCAAGAAACCCAACTATGGAAGACTGAACTCCCAGCCTGAGG AGGCCCCCTGTTGCACCCATGAAGACTCTCTTCTATACAGTGAGATCCTCCCTCACCATCATTGTCCAGCCCAGAGCCCATGGCTAGAGCAGAAAGGCcagtctccctcctcctcctcctcctgtcctctttcTCACAGAGCAGACCGACTGCATCTTCCATCTTCTCCAAACACCTCACCTCTCTCCTTTTCAGGCCACTCTTCAGAGGCGTACAGTAGCATCCCTGTAGAGGCCTACAAACCAGCTGAATCCTGTACCAAAGTGAACCTGGAAATCCAGCGTGCCGCAGGAGaccacaggaggagagagagcctcctcccttcttccctccctctcctggctctctttccaGCCATGACTCCTGGCAGCAGCAGCCAGGAGAGCTTGGAGTGTTTGGACTGTCGTAAGGACCTCTTGAGCTTCTCGGGCCTGGCCAAACGCAAGCAGCTCCAGTGTGAGTGGAGCAGTAAGAAGGACTTCAGCTGTAAGTACTGTGAGAAGGAGTACGTCAGCCTGGGAGCGCTCAAGATGCAcatcaggacacacacactgccctGTGTGTGCAAACTCTGCGGCAAGGCATTCTCCAGACCCTGGCTGCTCCAGGGACATATAAGAACACACACAG GAGAGAAACCGTTCTCGTGCCTCCACTGCAGTCGAGCTTTTGCAGACCGATCCAACTTGCGAGCTCACGTCCAAACCCACTCTGAGGTGAAAAAGTACCAGTGTGCAAGCTGCTTCAAGACCTTCTCCAGGATCTCGCTGTTGGCCAAGCACCAAGAAGCAGGCTGCCCGCTGTCCTGA
- the LOC123983773 gene encoding zinc finger protein SNAI2-like isoform X2, which yields MPRSFLVKKHPCTKKPNYGRLNSQPEEAPCCTHEDSLLYSEILPHHHCPAQSPWLEQKGHSSEAYSSIPVEAYKPAESCTKVNLEIQRAAGDHRRRESLLPSSLPLLALFPAMTPGSSSQESLECLDCRKDLLSFSGLAKRKQLQCEWSSKKDFSCKYCEKEYVSLGALKMHIRTHTLPCVCKLCGKAFSRPWLLQGHIRTHTGEKPFSCLHCSRAFADRSNLRAHVQTHSEVKKYQCASCFKTFSRISLLAKHQEAGCPLS from the exons ATGCCGCGGTCTTTCCTGGTAAAGAAACATCCCTGCACCAAGAAACCCAACTATGGAAGACTGAACTCCCAGCCTGAGG AGGCCCCCTGTTGCACCCATGAAGACTCTCTTCTATACAGTGAGATCCTCCCTCACCATCATTGTCCAGCCCAGAGCCCATGGCTAGAGCAGAAAG GCCACTCTTCAGAGGCGTACAGTAGCATCCCTGTAGAGGCCTACAAACCAGCTGAATCCTGTACCAAAGTGAACCTGGAAATCCAGCGTGCCGCAGGAGaccacaggaggagagagagcctcctcccttcttccctccctctcctggctctctttccaGCCATGACTCCTGGCAGCAGCAGCCAGGAGAGCTTGGAGTGTTTGGACTGTCGTAAGGACCTCTTGAGCTTCTCGGGCCTGGCCAAACGCAAGCAGCTCCAGTGTGAGTGGAGCAGTAAGAAGGACTTCAGCTGTAAGTACTGTGAGAAGGAGTACGTCAGCCTGGGAGCGCTCAAGATGCAcatcaggacacacacactgccctGTGTGTGCAAACTCTGCGGCAAGGCATTCTCCAGACCCTGGCTGCTCCAGGGACATATAAGAACACACACAG GAGAGAAACCGTTCTCGTGCCTCCACTGCAGTCGAGCTTTTGCAGACCGATCCAACTTGCGAGCTCACGTCCAAACCCACTCTGAGGTGAAAAAGTACCAGTGTGCAAGCTGCTTCAAGACCTTCTCCAGGATCTCGCTGTTGGCCAAGCACCAAGAAGCAGGCTGCCCGCTGTCCTGA
- the LOC123983773 gene encoding zinc finger protein SNAI2-like isoform X3, with amino-acid sequence MPRSFLVKKHPCTKKPNYGRLNSQPEGHSSEAYSSIPVEAYKPAESCTKVNLEIQRAAGDHRRRESLLPSSLPLLALFPAMTPGSSSQESLECLDCRKDLLSFSGLAKRKQLQCEWSSKKDFSCKYCEKEYVSLGALKMHIRTHTLPCVCKLCGKAFSRPWLLQGHIRTHTGEKPFSCLHCSRAFADRSNLRAHVQTHSEVKKYQCASCFKTFSRISLLAKHQEAGCPLS; translated from the exons ATGCCGCGGTCTTTCCTGGTAAAGAAACATCCCTGCACCAAGAAACCCAACTATGGAAGACTGAACTCCCAGCCTGAGG GCCACTCTTCAGAGGCGTACAGTAGCATCCCTGTAGAGGCCTACAAACCAGCTGAATCCTGTACCAAAGTGAACCTGGAAATCCAGCGTGCCGCAGGAGaccacaggaggagagagagcctcctcccttcttccctccctctcctggctctctttccaGCCATGACTCCTGGCAGCAGCAGCCAGGAGAGCTTGGAGTGTTTGGACTGTCGTAAGGACCTCTTGAGCTTCTCGGGCCTGGCCAAACGCAAGCAGCTCCAGTGTGAGTGGAGCAGTAAGAAGGACTTCAGCTGTAAGTACTGTGAGAAGGAGTACGTCAGCCTGGGAGCGCTCAAGATGCAcatcaggacacacacactgccctGTGTGTGCAAACTCTGCGGCAAGGCATTCTCCAGACCCTGGCTGCTCCAGGGACATATAAGAACACACACAG GAGAGAAACCGTTCTCGTGCCTCCACTGCAGTCGAGCTTTTGCAGACCGATCCAACTTGCGAGCTCACGTCCAAACCCACTCTGAGGTGAAAAAGTACCAGTGTGCAAGCTGCTTCAAGACCTTCTCCAGGATCTCGCTGTTGGCCAAGCACCAAGAAGCAGGCTGCCCGCTGTCCTGA
- the LOC123984156 gene encoding E3 ubiquitin-protein ligase RNF166: protein MMAMFRSFVSASAQLRQQQPQQQQPGSGSGSLAAPAEGIESQFSCPICLEVYHKPVSIASCAHTFCAECLQPCLQVTSPLCPLCRVPFDPKKVERSSSVEKQLASYKAPCRGCSKKVALVKMRSHIASCCKVQEQIANCPKFVPVVPTSQPIPSNIPNRSTFVCPFCGARNLDQQELVKHCMDNHRNDPNKVVCPVCSAMPWGDPSYKSSNFLQHLLHRHKFSYDTFVDYSIDEEAALQAALALSLAEN from the exons ATGATGGCGATGTTCCGGAGCTTTGTCTCGGCGAGCGCTCAGCTCCGTCAGcagcagccgcagcagcagcagcccggCAGCGGCTCAGGCTCGCTGGCAGCCCCGGCGGAGGGCATCGAGAGCCAGTTCTCCTGTCCCATCTGCCTGGAGGTCTACCACAAACCCGTCAGCATCGCCAGCTGCGCTCACAC GTTCTGCGCAGAGTGTCTGCAGCCATGTCTTCAGGTGACCTCGCCCCTCTGCCCTCTCTGTCGCGTGCCCTTTGACCCCAAGAAAGTGGAGCGCTCCTCCAGCGTGGAGAAGCAGCTGGCTTCTTACAAAGCACCCTGCAGGGGCTGTAGCAAGAAG GTGGCTCTGGTAAAGATGAGGTCTCACATTGCCTCCTGTTGTAAAGTACAGGAGCAGATAGCCAACTGTCCCAAGTTTGTCCCTGTGGTACCCACCTCCCAACCTATACCAAG CAATATTCCAAACCGGTCAACATTTGTGTGTCCGTTCTGTGGGGCCAGAAACCTGGACCAGCAGGAACTGGTGAAGCACTGTATGGACAACCACCGCAATGACCCTAATAAAGTG GTGTGTCCGGTGTGTTCAGCCATGCCGTGGGGAGACCCCAGCTATAAGAGCTCCAACTTCCTCCAGCATCTCCTCCACAGACACAAGTTCTCTTATGACACCTTTGTT gACTACAGCATTGATGAAGAGGCAGCACTGCAGGCAGCTCTGGCACTGTCACTGGCTGAAAACTGA
- the ctu2 gene encoding cytoplasmic tRNA 2-thiolation protein 2, with translation MCQVEEDYHEQLERAEVPGVSKKCVKCKEATAAVVIRAGDAYCRGCFKEYFIHKFRAMLGKNRIIFPGEKVLLAVSGGPSSCSMLSQVQEGLSQNAHKKLRFVPGIVYIDEGGAVGQSVEERRRVVAELQAVLKATGFPFHIVPLEQVLDLPSSVVVAAPSPSARPASAYKAAVDHFIQIDSSSSVTPQEKEETPLPDVQESHTHLLQQLIGSAKTLTAREDLLNTLRQHLLVHTARTEGYSKLMLGDNCTRLAVKLLTSISLGRGAQLAQDTGFSDSRYGDIILVRPMRDYSAKEIAFYNRMFSVPSVFIPSLDTKTTDKASIQRLTESFVTKLQADFPSTVSTIYRTSEKLQTACKSSTTADHFDRCLLCMCALDTAVENASAFKATLISEQLSQTKSPGATSADVPGQNPAPVESESTAPTGQCCPSGGGEDCGTAAGGKGCCSSAKGPETADLKSLLCYSCQLTIKDMSSLERLPQYILSEAQRRQRRSQMREEIGEFLLDDGDEGD, from the exons ATGTGCCAGGTGGAGGAAGACTACCACGAGCAGCTGGAGCGCGCGGAGGTGCCCGG TGTTTCCAAGAAATGTGTCAAATGCAAAGAGGCGACTGCAGCCGTGGTCATCAGAGCAGGAGATGCATACTGCAG gggcTGTTTCAAGGAATACTTCATTCATAAGTTCCGAGCCATGCTGGGCAAAAACAGGATAATTTTCCCTGGAGAGAAG GTGCTGCTGGCTGTATCTGGAGGTCCTTCTTCGTGCTCAATGCTCAGTCAAGTCCAAGAG GGTTTGAGTCAGAATGCTCACAAGAAGTTGAGATTCGTACCTGGCATTGTCTACATTGATG AGGGTGGTGCTGTAGGTCAGTCTGTGGAGGAGAGACGGAGGGTGGTGGCTGAGCTGCAGGCTGTGCTCAAAGCTACTGGCTTCCCCTTCCACATCGTGCCTCTGGAACAG GTTCTGGATCTTCCCAGTTCAGTTGTGGTGGCGGCCCCATCACCTTCAGCGCGACCAGCCAGCGCCTACAAAGCAGCTGTGGATCACTTCATTCAGAtcgacagcagcagcagtgtgaccccgcaggagaaggaggaaacGCCACTGCCTGACGTTCAGGAGtcccacacacacttactgcaGCAGCTGATTGGCTCTGCTAAGACACTGACGGCCAGAGAAGACCTGCTGAACACGTTAAG GCAGCATCTGCTGGTGCACACTGCTCGTACTGAAGGCTACAGTAAACTGATGCTGGGAGACAACTGCACCAGACTGGCTGTTAAACTGCTCACCAGCATATCACTGGGCAGAGGCGCACAGCTGGCTCAGGACACG GGGTTCTCAGACTCCAGGTATGGTGACATAATACTAGTGAGGCCAATGAGGGACTACTCGGCTAAAGAAATAGCTTTCTACAACCGGATGTTCAGCGTTCCGTCTGTTTTCATACCAAGCCTGGACACCAAG ACAACAGACAAGGCCAGTATCCAGCGTCTGACGGAGAGCTTTGTCACTAAACTGCAGGCAGACTTCCCCTCGACCGTCAGCACCATCTACAG GACCAGTGAGAAGCTGCAGACAGCATGTAAGAGCTCCACCACAGCCGACCACTTTGACAGATGTCTGCTCTGCATGTGCGCCCTGGATACTGCTGTTG agaATGCATCAGCCTTCAAGGCCACACTGATCTCAGAGCAGCTTTCCCAGACTAAATCTCCAGGAGCTACCAGTGCTGACGTCCCAGGACAAAACCCAG CTCCAGTGGAGTCAGAATCCACTGCTCCCACTGGGCAGTGCTGTCCCTCTGGTGGAGGAGAGGATTGTGGGACAGCAGCAGGGGGTAAAGGCTGCTGTTCTTCTGCCAA GGGACCAGAGACGGCTGATCTGAAGAGCCTGCTGTGTTACAGCTGTCAGCTGACCATCAAAGACATG TCGTCATTGGAACGTCTCCCGCAGTACATCCTCTCAGAGGCtcagaggaggcagaggag